A window of Amaranthus tricolor cultivar Red isolate AtriRed21 chromosome 8, ASM2621246v1, whole genome shotgun sequence genomic DNA:
TACGTTCTCCgatgtgtagtatctcttatattatcaaaggagttcaaagaactctcaaatgtggaaaattacaatagagaagagactAGGATAGTGTTTGGCTTGAGGTGTATTTTGGGATGATTTACAATGGCATATGAGCATTTTATTTATAGAGGATAATTTCATTTAATGGGTTAGCATAGTTAAGGCTAAGTTTAATGCAATAATAaccaattctagcatatgacacaAATAGGAATCAACATCCAAAGCTATCTGATAGCCTTTGCTCGTTCGAGCTTCCAAgtggctcgttcgagcactcCTAAAAACAACTACTGTTCTGTAGCCTACTGCTCGCTCATTTGAGCAGGTTCATGCTCGTTCGAGCTCAAGCTTCAGTGATGTTTTTGACTTCTATTCCACGTGCTCGTTCAAAGCAACACACATTTTTTGGATGCCTCGTTTAAAACATCTTATTGTTACATCACGACCTTTTGTAACTCCCCCATtaaatcatcattcatcatgccTCTTAATTCATATGTTTAAGTCTCTTGTTAAAAGCTTCATTACTTCATGCATTCAACACCATACTTAAACACCACATTCAATCACACACTTTAATCACCTGTTACAAATCCTTCATAGGATTCCATCTCTATGCAAACACTATAATTTATttagtgcactcaagtcactATTAACACTAACAGTTATCttttaacttttgattttttattgcttattacagaaaaaataaatgaaaaagttATTCATATGATAAATGCCGTTTTTTCATGAGCTAACATGAAAatcatttattaaatattttttgactttttagctaactaaaaagctaaaaatcaaaagtcaaataaaatcaaataaaaaaaaatcatttatgaAACACATAACATACATTATGGAGACTTATTTCCAAAATTTTTATCAAAACTATCATTAAAAACATTTCAAGAAAAACTGACGTAAAAAAGCTATGTAgctattaaaaaactaaaaatagcaAATATCAATATGGTTGGTTGATAGCTATTATATTTCGAATTATAATGCATTATAGAGATGATTTCCAAAATTTTTGTCACCAAACAACAAATTTAATATAGGTTGATCATCATATTAATATATCAATATATCAAGTGTAAATCgctcataaaaattatgatcaaaatttaaaaaagatagaagataataaaatatactcATATTACcaactaaattaatatttaaggtCTTAGGACTGAGTATGTAATAAATGCATGGTTGGAAATTGTTTtgtgtaaataaaaaataaatattttgatatttatatAATGATATAAAGGATTGAAATATTTAAATGGAAGTGAGAGTATTAACTAATTAATGTAgtaaatttctttaaaataaaaaaaagatggaGTATATCTATACCTACACAAAGGATTACTATTTGTCATGCATCTTCATTAATATGAATAACTTATATAATGCATAATTAATTCTTTATAGAAggaaaaaataagtaaattaaggagcccaataagaaattaattgCACCTATACAtgaagtatttggtatacatgcaatataagaaaataatatagaaaaaaaaaacataaattattatttgtttaaattGTGAGGCTATACACACATAAAATTAAAGCTCCATATAATGATACAATAactaaaacttaattaattctCTAATACACCCCTAATTAACTAAGGTCTATGTCATAAATCTGCCAAAGCCAtacatatcaaatttttatacgGTAATACATAATAATTCGAATTGATTAAACACGCATACATAAACAATTGTTCATGTTCAATactaatattttgaatttgtcCGTAAATTCGTTAATTCAACGTACACACCAACACTATACAAAaagtattataataatatatgatcATATGAACCTGAATTATTTTCCCGCCTAAATTAACAGCCAACGTTATGACGGCGTATGAAGACAGTTTCCAAATCAGGAGGAGTGACGAAGAATTCCATTTTACCGTTATATAACTTGCTATTGCCGTTTATACTATTCTTGCACCTCATTTTGTTATGGGAGGACTTCTGTTTTCTAGGTGGCGGCGGGCATGGAAACTTCGAGGGAATTCGAGAACCTTCTGATGTCGGAGTTGTGGGCGTCGGAAATGTAGTTTCTCCATCGTCATTGGAATATTCTAGAATTGGTGATTCAGTATAAATGGGTTTAAGTTGAGATCTTAAAGGAACAACCCAGTTACtgaaattacaattattttctgATGATGAAAAACCCATTTATGAAATCGATGAAATTGACTTGATTTGAAGTAAAATTTGGGGATTTTAGGGGAATTATAGGGGTAAAAAGGTGAAAATATTGGTGGGAAACAAAGAATTTTTAGCTTTTAATGAATGGTGAGCTTTATGGGTTGATTTTGTGAGGAAATGTAGGAAAAGAGAAATGAAAATGGGTTGAATTTGAATGTTCAATAGATGGGAAAAGTTTTAAGGGATCcagagagaaagaaaaaaggaaCCCGAGGAAACTCGTGAGCTAAGCAAAGGAAAAATGTAAAAAGAAGGTTTTCTTCCAATTTAAGGGTGTTCTTATTAGTTATTGGGGTGTCCGGTTAGTTAGGAACTCTGGGATCTTCAACTTAACTCCTCATTTATTAGTTtggtctttttttttaaaaaaaaatattttttaattcttgaaTTATTAAATTGTTGTTTATTACTCCTAAAATTTtagataaaacaaaagaaaaaatttaaaatgtatagatgaaatgaaaagataaaatatatacatataaatgtaCACAAAAAGTGTggtgttttattttaaaaaatatagcaaattaaaTAAGACACTACTATATTGAAAGTTAgagcaaattcaaaaaataaatgacaatTTAATGCATAAAGCATTTTCACATAGTGAAGATctaggaaaaaaaatgaaactaaaGAATTCAACAATATTAAACCTTTGTTTTGACTAGTAACCTATGTTTTGACAAGTTATTAGATTTAAAAATGAGTTCAAATGAAAAAGGGTCAAAATCTTAATTTATGTTATggtatatttgaaaatttttaaaatttagtttgAGTTCAAATAAAACTACATTATCTAACATTAGTAAACCTATATTTTGATTACTTATTACCTACCCACCAAAAAATACTTTTCTACATATTTTTACTTTGATCCTTACAATTTGGTTTGATATTAATTTGACTCATAAATTGTTTTTATCTATACTATACTTAGGGCATAATAACTAATGGCGGATTCAAAAAGTGaagtcaaattaaaattaataaataataataatggttatTTTGCATTTTTCATTAGTCAAATTGACAATTTTATCAATTTAATAGTAAAAATCTCAATctcaaaaatttaaatgatgTCAAATGAAAAATGTACATAAACAAATAGGACATTTATGGAGAAATCAAGAAAGTATTACTTTCATTATGCTTTGGCTTCTAATTAATAATGAAGACTAATAATTTCAAAGCTTTCATCCTAACACGAAATCGCAAGAGATGGTGTATAACATGTATTCACGTGTTCTTGCATTCTTAATTCAGTCAATATTTCAGGGATCCAAAGCTATTGTTGGCACTTGGTACTCTGCACATGTTGGGAAATTGTTCCAGCACACAAAGCAGTGTCAAAATGATATAATCCTTCCTCACTCATCAACTCCATGCGAATTAATACTTCTAGGAAACCAACTAACATTCCTCACTCTAATAAACTACCatattattctaaaaaaaaaaatgcatgaaAAAACACAATACTTATTGATTTACCAACAACGTGTACGTAACCATTAATACAGGAGATTACATAACATTAGGAGGTATAGTCAAATAATGGAATTTATGTCGATATTGATATACAGAACGTGAAATCAAATCTCAtcttcataaaaaatataatttgagtgaaaaataagacaaattcgAAGCAAATCGTCAAAATGACGTGATGTGAGAATACAAAGAGGAAGTTTGCTCAGAGTTTTGCAATAAGCCCATTTTGAACAGGCTTAGCAACCACGCCATTATTTTCCTTGACATCGGATTCGTGAGTGTTGGGTGGAACATCAACCGCTGGTGAACAGTTGAAGAATCCATGAGGCTGCAGGATCAAACCAGGAAAATACATGAGTAATTCTTCAAGAACAAACATACTGGCTGACATCACAAAGCATAGGTTAACCAATCACTATTACGATATACGCGGAAGCAACGTGATGATACCAAAGTCTAGGGTCGGCTACACAATGGAAATCAATAACGTGAGAGGACATAGGTGCAAATCGTTTCAATtcttttaaacaaaaatatagtattttaCAAAATGAAATCGGTAAGTTCAAATAGCAAATATCAAGTTAGTAGCGAAGGGTACATTGTTCAAGTGCAAAGAACGAAGCTGAATTGTTTGTCTTAGTTGCTAAAAATGGTTCTAACTGAAATGCGAGGCATACACTACACCAAGATCAAGATTTGAGGTTGAGAAATGGGTGTCTGGCGTAAGCAAAGACTTGGACTAAAAGTGTATAATGAACGACAAAGTGAACAAGACAATAACAAGACcaagatttaaggtggttcaccatATAAACACTACATCCACCATACCTGGATAGGATTGTTTTAATATGTGTTTAAGGACAAACAACAAACTTGAAAGAATCATAATGGAGAGATAAATGGGGAAGAGAGGTTTAATATCAGGGAATAATAAGCAAGAAAGGTGGCTAATAAAAGAAACTTTTAGCTTGCTAACAAATGACCTAGGAGTGTGATATTTATAGGGTAACATAGGGCAAAAACATGGCAAGTGGATAGAACAAACGAGACAGAAAGCTTCAGGAGCCCCGTGCTCGTTCAAGCACAGTGGTGCTCTCAGCTTTGGTTGGATTTCGACTTTGTGTAACCTATCCAATGGTTGCCAATGCTCCCTTTAGCATCCTACACTTTGTCTTGGACTCATTGCTAGCCTTGGTGACCAAGGTTTATCCATCCAATGATTGCACATTCATGTGCACCTTGATTATACCCTAATCAGTTCCATACAATCCCAACCTAACATTTGACTCTTCTCTAATCCATGCCAACATACTCAATTTATTTCCTTGGTCTAATCCTAAATACTTGATGAACATAAGTCGCCCATATTCCTAACACTAACCCTCGATGGGGGCCTGGTATTTAGCACCCTCTACAACAAAGCAAGAATATAAACAGTTGTAAATGGAAACTTATGCAGACATGCTTGGTTATATATCAAATTTAAGGACTCAGTTTCAACACCAATTACTTTTTCATAGGTAATAGAATGGTCCAGAAACCACGGCATTGATTTTATTCAATCTTTTTTCAGTGGAAAGTGTTCACGTTTGATGAGCTAAAGATTTATGGTTCTATAATTAATTATAGtaaaataactcattaaatcatatacacttcttatttatgtgaagatGCAGATAATGTTTGCTATTAAGAGTTAATCAGAAACAACGTATATGTTCTACAAGGTTATGGTTGCGTACATCCAACTCCCTCAAATCTGGTTTACTTGTTCGGATAATGAAATTTTGCTTTTCCATTGACCTCATAGTCTAATTTAACAAGCACAGACTAGCTTACCATGAGCATAAAACCCAGATGTTCCACTGGCATGACTGGCCAGTCCTCCAAACGTGGTATATGTGTCAACCCAAATACATACCtacatcatcaaaaacaacaattGATAAGCAAGAACGAAATCAAAGTCAATTGATGGACGACCACAGATTTATTAAGCATTGCTAAAGAATAGTATGTTGTTAAAGAAAAGGTTTCGATCACAAGAATTATCTAAaactaattatttttatcaaaaaagaaATACATTACATTTATTAAAATGAACTACATAAGTAAATGCAGATACTTCATACATTAAACCCTGCAGTATAAAAAGAGAACTCACCAAAGAACTATATCAGCCTCTTCCAACGGGCGGTTTTGTTTAACCCAAGTAGCAAGACCTTCACCAACACGAGGATTTTGATTTGGAAATTCTCCACCGGGAAACATCTCATCTCTGGCATACGGTGTAACCCATAAGTTATGCTTCAAGAAGGTTGCTCTCCTTAGAAACTTTGCCTCAGAACCAGCTAATGGCAAACAGTTTGACCCCGGCATTAACTTGTAACCGGTCAGTTGGCCTGTACGATTAACAGTTCTTGTATTCCTAACCTAGATCATGAATTTAAAGGTAAGTACAAAATAAGTATATAACGATGCAAAAGTAGATAGCTGAACAAGCTACATATGTGAAAAATGTCAAACAGGCACATGACTGCAGGTATCCGTAAAAAAGATGACACTAACAATATAGTAATGACAGTTATATCAGCAACTAACTCCATTTTGATGATTGAGTACTCAAACCCCCATCCCTCCAGACACAAGGGCATTTATTAATGAATACATATACTAGATTGAGGGGTGAAAACAAACACAATGATCATCCCCAACATTACTCTGGGCATCACGGACAAAGATCATCACAGAACGAGCCATGACAATGAAAGCAGTAAATTGGTTTTGGGCCCGGAGATTCAGGAAGCAGATTAGAAGCTCACAAACCACAGGTATTTTCCATGTCATGTTATAAGGTAAAAGGATCGACAAGTCTACAAAAAGGAACACCATGATTAGCCTATTCAACCAAAGCTTTCATATTGATCTTTTGCCAACTCTGACAACTAATAGACACCAAAACCAAAACAGAACCATTGTAAAAACATGAAGTGACCAATGCCACTAGAATTAGGATAGCACATCACCATGTCTATACCAGATCTCTCGAGCAACATTACCTCATCAATATACTTAGGTCGACAAACCACCCACTAGGAGACACCCCCacccctcttttttttttgttctaacCACACCCTATAGAAAAAGCTCCACAGATAAAAACCATAGAAGAAAAGTAATATCTTTCAAAACAGAAGGACGATGAAAAACAGTAAGACAAGTCACTGTAGTCTGTAGCAGGGAAGTAGGGGAAGGACAAACTACTATAGATCAGCTGCGGAAAGATACTTCAAGAGATCAGATCAAATCTTACAATCCAATGGCGGGCAGTCAAAGGATTACAATCCCGCATCGCTTGTGATTCAGATTTAAGTACTTTCTCCTCAGCATAAAAGGCATTGTTATGAACATTACTTTTACCTGGTTCCTCTACCTTGACATTCAACTCAACAAcctgaaaagaaacaaaaaatagcCATATATAGATTAAGGAAACAAGGGCATAACAAAGAAATTAAAGCAAGTTACAAAGTTGATGAACTAGATATGTCAAGACCCATGTGACAAAGCATATTGGACCTGCACATTTTCCACATCATCTATATACAGCATATAGCTTATTACCATACTACAATAGCTAATAAAGAACAGTAGGCATGTGCAGAGCAATTAATAGCATCCATTAAGAGCATAACAAACAAGTGAGCATTTCTATAGCCTGAATCACATAGTTACCTGATTAAAAGCTTCACCAGGCTTACAATCTACAGCCATATCCATACGAGCAACAAAGAAGTGTTGGTGTACAGGGGCATACAACCCAGGGGCAATTGTAGTACCATATTTCCGAACTTCACCAGGCAGAAGAGCTCCTACACTAAGAATCCCAGTAAGTTTGACCTCAGCCTCAATTTTTCCATCCTGCAACAAAATGCAAACTGTTTGGTCCCCAAATATAAACATGCCAATTGAGTCCACATAAATTCATGTTCATGCTTTTAACAAGGCAACAATCTTCCTAAGACCCAACTACTCACTCAGGTTTTCTGTACTAACTTAACTAAGATCCTGTTCTCCAAACTTATGAAcctattaagaaaaaataagttttgaaTAGCAAAAAAGCACAAAGGCGTTTTAAGCAACgaaaacaaattttaattaaaaaagtttCATATAAGCAAAAGAACAGAATCTGTCAATATCAGGAAAAGTCAGTTTCAACATAgtgaaattttgattgaaatcaatcataaaaaataaaatacattttaatcaatcaaaataatttaGTTCAAAAATATAAGCTGTGGAGAAAAAGTCTTAGGCGCTCTCTCGACTGGATTTAGGAAGTAAAGCTCTCAAGAAATTACTTCTAAAACAAAGATAACTTCCCACGACACTTTCCAGTTAAAACCCCTGGGAAGTGAAAAGTATCCAAGTGGAGAATacccaaaaaaaattgattcaCAATTGCAGTTTTCTCTAATGTTCAGGGCTTCAAGCAAGCTAGGCAACTTCCTTATTTTTTGGGAAGTCCCAATTTGTTGCATTTTTATCAACCAAACAATTCAAAACATGGGCACTGCCAGGAAAAAATAGATACTACATCATTCTTGTGAGTTAAATGATGGCTAGATAAAGCCCATGCAGAAATCAGCCCAGAGAGAACTTGCCTGGTAAAAGTGCCAGTAGAATCCATACTCATAATTGGCCACCGTGCAGATAAAGGATACAGTGAGCCTCCTAGATCTTCTTACTTCAGCTAAGCCAGTTCGCCAATCTTGGTGCTTCCATAATATCCCATGGTCTTCCTCGTGCAAGCAGACACAATTTTCAATTGTTTCAACACCTCCAGTGAAGTTCGTAAAATGGGcatcaaaatatttaatataaccTAAACAATCACAACCCTGCAGCATAGAAATGGTACAAAAGCAATCACTTGCATTGTATCAAGTCAATTCAACCACAAACAAATAGCTTAAAATTAATCCAACAAAGAACAAAAAGCGACACACACCCAAATAAAGGGTTGATACCTAACCTTTTTCAAAGAATGAGCATTCTTGCCCAGGCCATCTTCACCAGCATCAAAAGCATTCTTCCTGTAATGTGGTTCATTTGGATCACCATAAGGAACCACCATCTCAACAAAGCTTAACCTCTGAGCTACAGCACGACGGCCTCTACTTCCATCAACATATGCAACAGAATGTATGACCAAACCTTCCCGTGGAGTAAAACCGACACGGAAACTCCACTACCAACCAGAATCCAGACAAGCAGAGAGAAAGAAATATAAGTTTAACAAGCAGATATAcagaataattccaacttggaAGGAAGTAATAAATTACCTTTTGCCATTCAACAAAATGGCCATTCACACGAAAACTAGGGCCTTCAGGCTGAAGAATAAGTAATGGTTTCACATCACTGCGGTCAACACCACCTCTTGTTTCACCAGGAGTGTAATTTCTTAATGGATCAGCAGGTGGGAGCGGAACAAATTTCCTGTCTTCAAACTCAACCACTACCATATTTTGCATATCAACAAGGACATATATTCCTTCTACTGGACGAGCATAACCATTCTCCATTGGACAATCACTCTCATTTCTGCAGAATATAAGAGGCTTAGCAAGCCTACGGCTAGGCGCATCAGCCTCGCTGTGATAACCTACACACCTGCAGAATAGAAACAATAAAAGGAACAAATTAAAGGGGACAATTAACCTCCTCTTTTATAGATCAAACCATCAGGAAATAAGTAATTGAGCACATGAGAGAGTAAACACAGAAAGCAGCCAGAGTTCAGAAAGGACACAAAGTTTATATAACCCACCATGCATCCACCATAACAAGCTCCATATCATCAATGCCCCTCTTTTTCATAGCCTCTCGAAATGGAGGATAGTCCTTTACAACAGCTTCACATTCAGCATATTCTACAGCATCCTGCAATTTTATTTAAGGAACAAAACAAGAATGAACATCTACGGGAACAAAACAAATGATAAGAAGAAATTACACCCATGAGAATTACATCTGGTGTACAGAATACAGTAGCAACTAGCAAGATCAATGCTGTACTTACCCATCAATGAGAAGAAGAGACTTATTTTAAGGAGTACATAGATGATGAGAAGCTAAGGAGATGACTAATTCAATAAAGTAAGGAAATCAACTTTTAAGGGGACTCAAGTTGAGTGATAATTAATTGTCATTCTGAAGACATCCTGATAGATATTTTTCAGCGATTCGAAGCTATTGTCAGCACTTCGCACTTTGCGCATGTTGGAAAATTGATCCAGCACAAATGTAGTGTAAAGTTTTATAATCTTCCCTTACTGTCCATGGGATCAAATTCCTTCAAACCACAGACAACTATGGGGTCATTTTGCAGGTTCATACTTAAAGTTTAACCATATAACAAAGCATGTTTTCACATTCCTGATTTCCTATTGGTACAGGATTCTGGAAAACCTTATAAAGCAGTGAGCATGCCAAATGCAATTCCATGGCTAGTTATCATTGGATAGCTCCCAAACAGAAGCATAGTTGTCAGCTAAAATTTTGCATCCAAGATACTACATGTCTTCAAACCATTACAAGACACACATCCTCAAAGAACTGATACAAAGCGCAAATTCCTTGGcacaaaattttaattgagAAAGCtgatgcacaaaagtgcaaaaatgggTGCACTAAGTTTTTGTTTGCAATTTCAAGCATTACCCCTACACTTCAATAAGGTAAATGCCACACAACTAAGCTTAGAGCGACCCCTATCGCCTGAGTGATGTGTACCTTTATACTTATTGTTGAAGAACAGACCAACAACCGGATTTAATTTTCAAGAAAGCATGAAAGTTGTTCTCTTTATCACCCAAAACTCCACTCCTCCAAAAGAGTGGATCAGTCCTTGGTATTGAATTCATATGATAGgcaattaaatttaaaactcAGCACTATTACTTAAAATGGTTAGTATCAACAAGAAATTTTAACTAACTACGGAGATACATATGTGAACAAAAACATCAAATATCAAAAGGCAAAAAGCTTCAAACAcattactaacaaaataaaatcttaCGTGAAGCCTTGGGGTTGGGAACAATGTCTACCCATGTTGgattaaaatagcaacttttaAAATCTACAATTAATAAGGAACAAGTAGGTGCTAAATTGACGAGAAATGAAGCCTTGGGGTTGGGAACATTCTTGACCTATGGCCATGATTGAAATAATCACGATCAAGAATAAGGATAACACCATCAATTTGGATAGAGCATGTAACTGTAAACAAGACAATATCAACTAGATGAAACTCTAAAGCTATAGCCATTTTGAAAACCTTTTAAACAAAGCTTTATAGGTCCAATTTTCCTTCAACCACATCTCTTCACCAAAAAATGGCTCAGTCCTTCGTTAA
This region includes:
- the LOC130820282 gene encoding amine oxidase [copper-containing] zeta, peroxisomal; its protein translation is MATTSQKATSSCCDSTEMAKSSIVNDPNSSAIGDRVSDERSSNLIRNVEVLPESQTAGAAVKAKGIPIPLRAQSSHPLDPLSATEIKVAVATVRAAGATPEERDAMRFIEVVLLEPEKRVIAMADAYFFPPFQPSLLPRTKGKPVIPSKLPPRQARLVVYSKKSNETSVWIVELTEVHATTRGGHHRGKVISSKVVPDVQPPMDAVEYAECEAVVKDYPPFREAMKKRGIDDMELVMVDAWCVGYHSEADAPSRRLAKPLIFCRNESDCPMENGYARPVEGIYVLVDMQNMVVVEFEDRKFVPLPPADPLRNYTPGETRGGVDRSDVKPLLILQPEGPSFRVNGHFVEWQKWSFRVGFTPREGLVIHSVAYVDGSRGRRAVAQRLSFVEMVVPYGDPNEPHYRKNAFDAGEDGLGKNAHSLKKGCDCLGYIKYFDAHFTNFTGGVETIENCVCLHEEDHGILWKHQDWRTGLAEVRRSRRLTVSFICTVANYEYGFYWHFYQDGKIEAEVKLTGILSVGALLPGEVRKYGTTIAPGLYAPVHQHFFVARMDMAVDCKPGEAFNQVVELNVKVEEPGKSNVHNNAFYAEEKVLKSESQAMRDCNPLTARHWIVRNTRTVNRTGQLTGYKLMPGSNCLPLAGSEAKFLRRATFLKHNLWVTPYARDEMFPGGEFPNQNPRVGEGLATWVKQNRPLEEADIVLWYVFGLTHIPRLEDWPVMPVEHLGFMLMPHGFFNCSPAVDVPPNTHESDVKENNGVVAKPVQNGLIAKL